The following DNA comes from Pongo pygmaeus isolate AG05252 chromosome 9, NHGRI_mPonPyg2-v2.0_pri, whole genome shotgun sequence.
TGTCATCCAGCTGACTGCCACCCCGTGGTTTTGGGTCAGCCACCCTTGCTCAAAGTAAGTTGGGGCCAGTGATATCTGCTCAGCTAAGCCTGGCCTGTCAGCCCTGGGGCAGTTCTGCAGCAGCATTCTGGTCAGCACAACCTCATCTTCCTTCACCTGGTCCCAAGCAATCTTCCTGGTGATACCAGGGTGAAGTGAGAAAAGGTCCCGAACACTTCCCTAGGATCCCTGTGAAGGTGGCCAAGTATATACCCCAAGCCAGTGCTGGGCATAGGTCCAGTGTGCTCTGGCAGTGATGGAACCCTAGGAAATTGTGGAGGAAGGGTAGGCTCAGAGCAACGGAAGCTGGGGTGGGGCACAGGGCAATGCAGTGCCCCTGGTTCGGGTGGAGGACAGACCTGTTTTCCAAGGCCCAATAAGGATCCATGTGATCTTTGAGTGTAGTGTGTATGTTGGTTGGTGATTGTTCCAAAGGTTCTTTGAGGTGATTTTCAGGGATCTCTGGCATATCCGTCAGGTTAAACTCCACGGTTTTCCTCCTCACTTGAGATACTTCTGGGTGCTCCATCAAGGCCCCATCACTCTCTGAGAGCAATTCAAAACTTTTCTTGGCCCCAGAACTCACAGTCTTTAAGCTTTTGTCTTTGGTGTCTATGCCTGTGACACTGTGAAGCTTTGACGGCGCTGATGGTTCTAGGGGGAAGAACATGGGAGTGGGGCTGAGGGGCGTCTGTGGGGCACTGTAGTAGCCTGGCCTCTGATACAGTGGGGCAGACTTGAAGGCGTCCACAGCCTTAAGCTTCCAGGCCTTGTCTTCCTGGCCCCTAACGTTCTGTTTGGCTGCCTTGTGGTTTTTGGGCAGGCCCTCGTGGAGAAGGGATTCCCTCTTGGGCCACAGTAGTTTGGTCCTTGAGTTTGCCCTGGGAGGATGGTGATCATGGGACTGCAGCCCTAGGAAGCGGCCAATGATGCCAGCATGAGCGTCCTCGTCATCCTCCTGATTGGGCTGGAACTCCATCTCCTCTTTGTTCAGGCTGGAAAGAAGCAGGAGATGCAGGGCTGAGCCAGTGGACAAAGGACCGACACCTGGCCTTACTTCTCCCTTACCCCCGCTCCTCTCTCTCGGCTGGCCCAAGCCAAGGCCACACCATCTTCCTCACCATGCCCCAGCTCTCACCTCTCTCCTGATCCATCCTGTACCTCCTGGTGATCCCTCCAGGCCCAGCTCACCTCACTGTTTGTTGATTCCCTCTTGACCAGAGTTAACATCCAACCCCCCCAACCACCCTGCCTGGCGTGTAAAGGCCTCCTCATCATTCACTTCCCCTGTAAAACCCCTCACTCCAGGCAGTCAGAAACACTGGTGCCCTGGCATGAGTGGTTCAGATGAGGCCCATGAGTGACTCTGGGCAATGCCAGGGATTTGTGGTTCCAACTGGGAGTGACATCCACAAAGAGAAATTTGGCTTCCTAGCAACAGGCATCCCGGGAGCCCAAGACCTTTACCCTGCAAGGGAAAGCTTATCTACCACAGAGTATGGCCTGCCCTTGCCCAAGTTCAGATTCTTCCCATGTTCCACGGTCCAGCTCCAGACCCAGCTGGAAGCCGCCTCCCAGGCAGACAAAGATGACTGTGTTCTATGTTCTGTCCCTTTCCTGGACATCCAGTACTTTGTACCTTGTATCCAGAGTTTGAGGCTTGGGTTTGAGCTCCCTCCGTAAATTGCACATTCCTTGGAGATGAGGTCTATGCTTTATCGTTCTGTTTTCAGCcttccccccccccccgccccaacAACCTTCAGCTGCTGGGGTACAGACCATGTAGGGCTCAAAGTCATCCTCCAGAAATGTTTCTGACCTAAGCAAGCCTCCAGCCTTCATTTGATCACCTTCCCAACCCTTCCTCACACTATCTATAGACTCTAGTTAAACTCGATTGCAGTCTAGTAGGATATTTGGTTCTTAAAAGAagaagcagccaggcacagtgggtcacacctataatcccagcacttggggaggctgaggagggtggatcacctgaggtcaggagttcgagaccagcctggccaacatggtgaaactgtctctactaaaaatacaaaaattagccgggcttggtggctggcacctataatcccagctactcaggaggctgaggcaggagaattgcttgaatctgggaggaagaggttgcatgagctgagattgtgccactgcactccagcctgggcaacaagagcgaaactccgtttaaaaaaaaaaaagagaaaagaacaagcgAGAACAACACTGGATACCGTGGAAGAAACCCTTGAGTATGAACCCTGAAATGTGCCCAACACTCTCCAAGGCACTTTCAACTCTGTTATCGTGGGGAGAAAGGACCAGCTGGGAtagcccttcagcccactgcagctcaagagGGATTCAGATGGAATCAGGGAAGTGGGACCATATAGGGATAAGTCTGGCTGCTGTGGGTGACCTGAACCCTTTACTCGGTAGGACAAAGTCAATTCAGGAGGTACCTGTGATGGCCTGGCTGCCTGCTGGGACATTTGctgcccctcccccctcccaggGAACCCCACTTCCACTTCCCATCCAAGCACCGTAGCTTATCAGAAAACATAGTTTTGACAcgtataattccagcactttgggaggccaaagcaggcagattactggtcaggagttcgagaccagcctggccaacatggtgaaacctcatctctactaaaagtacaaaaattagccagttgtggttgtgggcacctgtaattccagctactggggaggctgaagcacttgaacccaggaggcagaggttgcagtgagccaagatcacgccactgcgctccaacctgggcgacagagcaagactctgtctcaaaaagaaaagaaaacatagttCTGGATGACAGGAGCCAGGTCCTAATGTTCCACTGCATCACTGATCACAGGCTGTCCTTCGAGTAGCAAATGCACCATTTGGTAGCTATGTGGCCTTGGACAACTTACTCTCTCTGAACCTGTACTTTAATTGTCTGAAAACTTGGGATAACAAACCAGAATtattgggaggaaaaaaatagttaatatttataaagagCATAGTACAGTGCCTGACACTTACTGAGGCACCCTGTATATATTAACTAGTGCTATTCTAAGTTCCTAGGCAGACCCCTGCACTAGGAGGGGCTTCCCACCCAGCCCCCTGGCACTGGCCACACCTGATGTTGAAGGTGGAGCCCATAAAGGAGGCTCGACGGAACTGGGCGGAAGCAGCTGTGTAGGGGGGCTGTGGCTCGGGCTCATTCCAGTACATGTCCGGCTCCATCCGAGGCAGGTCCTGGTGCATCTCATCCACAGCCAACAGGGACACCTGGTCACCAGGGACAGAAGAAGTCCCACAGAAAGTTCATCCCAGGCAGGACCTTGTATGTGCCTGATGACTTGGAggaatctctccctctctctggacctcagtttccctgccCGTGAAATGGGGAGATGGGTGCCTGCCTGCAGCCTCAAAGATTGAGGTGAGAATCCTGTGAGTGAATGACTGGctgcaggagggaggaggggagggggtgaTCATTCACTGTGAGGCCTCCCTACAGAACAGTGGGGTCCTCTCTTTGGGTCCACTTTGGGGAAGGTCCATGATATggtctgtctccctctccccgTACCTGCAAATTCCTGTCGACGATCCAGTTGGTCTcaaaatcatcatcatcctctCCAAAGGGGTTGATGAGCTGCTCTGCCACCTTGGGGACAGGCGAGGCTCTGTAAACCCTCAGGCAGAACTCCTCAAAGCCAGCCTCCCCCTTTAAATCTCAGCTGCTGCCATTTCCACACCCCATGACACCCTTCCTGCCTGACCACTGTCTTCAAAGGCAGAGTTTAGGGCTCCAGCCCCCCACACTTGTGGGCACCCACACACTTCTGGACACAGCCCCTCTAACTCTTCTGAGCCAGTCCTTCCCTGAACACCAACAGCTGTCCCTGAGTGTATCACTCAGCTGAGTCACCGTCTTTATCTCACCTCATGTATCTTACCTGGAGTTgcataattttattcattcatgcaacaGAGATATATACTGAAGCTGGGCTGAACTAAAGGTCGGTCTAGGTGGGCAGATTCCTGGACAGCAATCTCTAAAATGCCCTAACAAAGCCCCGAAGAGGTGACACGCCTCTGCCTTAGGGGTCCAGGGGACATCTTGCAGGCCACTGGGGCACCCTGGAGAATTTCAAGCACAAAAGTGTGATTTGTTTTGATCTGTAGAAACCAAAGATAACTGCGGGGCAGGGGGAATTTAGAGGAATAGgaatgcacgtgtgtgtgtgtgtgtctgtgtgtgtgtgtgtcacagcgACAGGAAGGGCAGAGACAGAGACTTACACCCCCActaccaaaaaataaaggaaggtaggaagggagagagagcgGGTGGgcaacagaaggaaggaaagataaagaGGTGGAGAGAAAACTGTGTGATTCAGAACACCTGTTCGGAGTACTGGCTGTGGTGGGAGGGAATACCTGGACAAGCCACTTGAGGTGAGGAACAAGACAGCCCAAGAGGCATCTTGAATAAGGAGAGGTGGTGCCAATCTGCCTTCTAAAAGGCGGGGGCTAGTGAACCTTagggctttgttttgttgttgttgttgttgtttttgagacagagtttcattcttttgccctggctggagtgcagtggcacaatctcaactcaccacaacctctctgcctcctgggttcaagtgattctcctgcctcagcctcctgagtagctgggattacaggcgtgcaccaccacgcctggctaatttttgtatttttagtagagacggggtttcaccatgttggtcaggctggtctcgaactcctgacctcgggtgatccacccgcctcggcctcccaacgtgttgggattacaggtgtgagccacaacacccagcctcaGGGCTTTGTTTTAAGCAGAGATGAGACGTGGCCTCACCAGCAGGGCCTGCCACTGCCACTCTTATTCCATGAATTCCCCTAGTCTCCAGACAAACGTTTGAAGAATATTCTCTTGAGGGAGCAGCAAATGGTTAGACTGACTGAGCTCTCCCTGTCCCTCAGGCTGCTAAGTCCAGGCCTTGGGTGCAGCCTTGGAAGCAGACCCAGGCCTCAAGAAGTCCCCActggagtctcagtttcctcatatataacAACATGGGAAAGTGCAGACCAGACAGGGCTGTGGTTGGGGCCCTGCTGGCTACTTTCTACCCATGAGACTTTCCTTTCCTGACACTGCATCCTCATCTCAGGCAGCTGCTGGCCATGACCCCTCTGGCCATGCCTCCAGCCCAGCGGGGCCCTGGAGAGGCTCACCTTCAGCCAGCCAACGTAGAAGAAGAACTGCAGGAACGTGAAGACGGGCACAACGAGGTCCAGCTCATGGCCTGGGTAGGCCTTGGCCGGGTTCAGAAACTGCCGCCCAACTAGACAAGTCAGGAAGAAGCTGTACACCGCCACAGTCACcacctgggaggaggaagaggagggtgtGGTAGCAAAGGGCTAGGTGGGAACCCTGAAATCAGGATGCTCCCGGGGCTGGGAGTCCGAGACAAGAGACCAAGGCCTTGTTCTGACTTACACACTCATGTGACTTAGGGTCTCTGTTAaccccttttttgtttgtttgtttgtttgagacagagtcttgctctgttgcccaggatgaagtacagtggcgcgatctcagctcactgcaacctctgcctcccgggttcaagcgattctcctgcctcagcctcccaagtagctgggattacaggcatgcaccaccatgcccagctaattttgtattttcagtagagatggggtttcaccatgttggccaggctggtcttgaactcctgacctcaggtgatccacctgcctcagcttcccgaagtgctgggattacaggcgtgagccactgcacccagccaacctcTCTTTAATATAGGGATAATCACGTTGCCTCTACTGGACTGGGCCAGGCAGGAGCCTGGACTCTTAGAACTTGGCACTTCAAAGTCCAGACCCAACTTCAAAGTGTGGACCCAACTCCCAGGGGAGCCACTTAGCCTCTAGGTGAGCCCTTCCCACCCCAGCTGCTTCCTTGGTCCttctagcctcagtttcccaaaaggGCAGCCTCACCAGCCTAGTCCTCACCTGTGTATACACCAGTGGGATACTAATCCAGTCGTAGGCATACAGGTGTCCACACTGAGTACGCAAGGTGTTCATCTCCTGGGGGGCAGCAGAGAGGGATGGGGTTCTGAACACCACCTGCCCCCACCCTGGGCTCGCCCCCACCTCTTCTCCAGGTACCAGGGCCTGGTACCCATGGTCCATCCCtggctgtgtggtcttgggcagctcaCTAAACCTCTTtgtgtctcagcttcctcatctatcaAAAAGGAACCAGGACCTCACAGACTCGAAGAGGAGGGAGGGGCATGTTAGGAGGGACCACCTCGGGCTGTGGATTGCTGTTGGAAAAGATTCTGCAACCCCACCTCAGGCTCTCGGAAGACCCTCAGGGGCTCGAGGCTTCTGTTTGTAGGAAACCTTGTTTCCTGTGGACCACAACCCTTCCCACTCTGCGGCAGCCCTGTGCACAGTGGGCTCACGTTCAGCAGGCTCTGGAGCAGGATAGGGTCCCGGATTCGACCTCCAAGCCACGCCTTCATCGACAGGTTGGCAAACCACACCCAGGGCACCCAGAACATGTTGTGTGGTAAGCTCAGTTTCTCCAACTGCTTGTGTTCTGCTGGAGTCATAAAGCCTGCAGAGTGGAGTGAAGGCGGTGGGTGGGAGAACCTGCAGAAGGGATGGCCAGCATCTGCTGACCTATAGGAACCTCAGCACTCCTTTGCAATCCTCTttctttcaacaacaacaaaatttctgagcacctactatgtgctattGTGGGCTGAGCATGTGGGcagggtatttatttatttccagagacaggatctggctttgtcaccaaggttggagtgcagcggtgcgatcctagcgcactgcagcctggaactgctgggctcaagtgatcctcctgcctcagcctcccgatactCAGCctcagactacaggcacacgccaccatgccctgctaatttttaatgtttttgtagagataggggtctcgctatgttgctcaggggCGTCTCAAAcagctgggctcaagcgatcttcccacctttgcctcctaaagcgctgggattacaggcaagagccaccacgcctagcctgggTCTGTCTTATTAACCAGCACCAGGTCAGGCCAGGCTGAGGGGGTGTCAGAGACCAATGTCCCATACCTCCAGAGTGGAAACCGGAGATCAAGAGGGGCAAGGGCAGAGGGAAGTAGACCCTAGTACCTCACCAGTTCCCAAGCCGTCACCCTTCTTTCCATTATCCCTCGAGGGTCCTTagccctgcctcagactcctactCTCGGAGGGTGGGCTCCTGGCCTCGCCCCACCTTCAGACACCCGACTCTGTCCCGCCCAATTGGACCCCCAAATCTTGACCACACCCCACTCCTGGCTCCACCCAATCCCCTGAGTCCGGGGGACTTTGGCTCCACCCATCTTCCATTCCTGCCGCGCCCATCTCGGCCCCTGGCTCTGCCCGGTGCCTCCCGGTTGCTCCCGATCCGCCCACCTGCTTGCACCAGGTGCTGGGCGCTGGGGAAGCGCTTGTAGACGGCGGTGCTGACGCTGCGCAGAATGAgcacgttgcccaggttggcatAGCGGATAAGCGTGCGCCGCAGCAGCCGGCCTTGCTCGTCCTTGCCTTCGACGAAGCCCGACACCAGGCTCATGAGGCGGTCGGGCCACGGCAGGTTCTCGTACTGGTTCCACCAGCGGGTCACGACCAGCGTCACGTAGAAGCCTGGGCAGGAGGGGCggggggcgaggggcgaggggcCAGGATACGGCCAGAGCCCAGGGTCCAGCACCCGGCGATGCCTCGGCTCCTCCAGCTTTCTGCTGCGAGCAGGCCTAGCCCCCAACCCTCCTGGAAGGCGCTCGGGAGCGGGAGGCAGGCAGAGCCTCGCATGGAGGCGCGAGAGCCCCAAGGGGTCTGTCACCCGGGGGTCCCCATGCTGGTCCCAGAAATCCGCCAGACCCTCTCCCCTCCCGTGCAGAGGCTCCAGGGACCATGATGTCAGCGCTTCcctcagaaaatggggttttcatTGCTAACGGCAGGACGTCTTAGCTAACGTCTAACTTCAGTTTCTCTGGCTGCAGTCCGCACCTTTCCCTGAACTACAGAGATGCGCCGACCTGCCGCTGGCTTTCCCCCGCCCGCCACCCCAGCCCCTTGCCGCAGCTCCTCGTGATCCTCCCCCGGAACAGCCGGAAGGGGGAACTCACCCAGCACGAAGGAAATGGGGATGAGCTGGATGTAGCTGTCGCAATACAGAGTCAGTTTCTCAAACATCAGCTGTTGCTCTTCCGTGAGGGccagcctgggggtgggggtgggggtggacaTGTGTGGACGCGGCGAGGAGATGGCTGAGACTGTCCCCAGGTCTAGCCCGGCCCTGGGTAGGAGTGGGACTGCCTCGATGCTGTCCCACATTTTCCCCAGCCCAGGGCCCCTCCTGAGGCTTGAGACAGGTCCATGATGCTCCTTGTGCAGCCCCAAACCCGGACAGGAGAAGGCCCCCTCCAGTGGTTTCTTGTGGGGAGAATCATCACACTGGCCACTGGGAGATGTGTAGGAAGGAAGGTCCTGCTGCAGAGGCCAGCTTCAGACACCCTGATCCTTTGAAAGCAGCCAAGGGTCAGTTGTTTAAAAGCAGGTAGAAACAGAGTGTTTGGGATGGGctcggtggttcacgcctgtaatcccagagctctgggaggctaaggcaggaccaggagttcaagaccagcctgggaaacatagcaagaccccatctctacaaaaaattagctgggtacggttGCCATATGCCTGCAGTCGTAgccactggaggctgaggtaggaggatcacttc
Coding sequences within:
- the BEST1 gene encoding bestrophin-1 isoform X1; this encodes MTITYTSQVANARLGSFSRLLLCWRGSIYKLLYGEFFIFLLCYYIIRFIYRLALTEEQQLMFEKLTLYCDSYIQLIPISFVLGFYVTLVVTRWWNQYENLPWPDRLMSLVSGFVEGKDEQGRLLRRTLIRYANLGNVLILRSVSTAVYKRFPSAQHLVQADAGHPFCRFSHPPPSLHSAGFMTPAEHKQLEKLSLPHNMFWVPWVWFANLSMKAWLGGRIRDPILLQSLLNEMNTLRTQCGHLYAYDWISIPLVYTQVVTVAVYSFFLTCLVGRQFLNPAKAYPGHELDLVVPVFTFLQFFFYVGWLKVAEQLINPFGEDDDDFETNWIVDRNLQVSLLAVDEMHQDLPRMEPDMYWNEPEPQPPYTAASAQFRRASFMGSTFNISLNKEEMEFQPNQEDDEDAHAGIIGRFLGLQSHDHHPPRANSRTKLLWPKRESLLHEGLPKNHKAAKQNVRGQEDKAWKLKAVDAFKSAPLYQRPGYYSAPQTPLSPTPMFFPLEPSAPSKLHSVTGIDTKDKSLKTVSSGAKKSFELLSESDGALMEHPEVSQVRRKTVEFNLTDMPEIPENHLKEPLEQSPTNIHTTLKDHMDPYWALENRSVLHPNQGHCIALCPTPASVALSLPFLHNFLGFHHCQSTLDLCPALAWGIYLATFTGILGKCSGPFLTSPWYHQEDCLGPGEGR
- the BEST1 gene encoding bestrophin-1 isoform X6, yielding MPTWATCSFCAASAPPSTSASPAPSTWCKQEMNTLRTQCGHLYAYDWISIPLVYTQVVTVAVYSFFLTCLVGRQFLNPAKAYPGHELDLVVPVFTFLQFFFYVGWLKVAEQLINPFGEDDDDFETNWIVDRNLQVSLLAVDEMHQDLPRMEPDMYWNEPEPQPPYTAASAQFRRASFMGSTFNISLNKEEMEFQPNQEDDEDAHAGIIGRFLGLQSHDHHPPRANSRTKLLWPKRESLLHEGLPKNHKAAKQNVRGQEDKAWKLKAVDAFKSAPLYQRPGYYSAPQTPLSPTPMFFPLEPSAPSKLHSVTGIDTKDKSLKTVSSGAKKSFELLSESDGALMEHPEVSQVRRKTVEFNLTDMPEIPENHLKEPLEQSPTNIHTTLKDHMDPYWALENRSVLHPNQGHCIALCPTPASVALSLPFLHNFLGFHHCQSTLDLCPALAWGIYLATFTGILGKCSGPFLTSPWYHQEDCLGPGEGR
- the BEST1 gene encoding bestrophin-1 isoform X2; amino-acid sequence: MTITYTSQVANARLGSFSRLLLCWRGSIYKLLYGEFFIFLLCYYIIRFIYRLALTEEQQLMFEKLTLYCDSYIQLIPISFVLGFYVTLVVTRWWNQYENLPWPDRLMSLVSGFVEGKDEQGRLLRRTLIRYANLGNVLILRSVSTAVYKRFPSAQHLVQAGFMTPAEHKQLEKLSLPHNMFWVPWVWFANLSMKAWLGGRIRDPILLQSLLNEMNTLRTQCGHLYAYDWISIPLVYTQVVTVAVYSFFLTCLVGRQFLNPAKAYPGHELDLVVPVFTFLQFFFYVGWLKVAEQLINPFGEDDDDFETNWIVDRNLQVSLLAVDEMHQDLPRMEPDMYWNEPEPQPPYTAASAQFRRASFMGSTFNISLNKEEMEFQPNQEDDEDAHAGIIGRFLGLQSHDHHPPRANSRTKLLWPKRESLLHEGLPKNHKAAKQNVRGQEDKAWKLKAVDAFKSAPLYQRPGYYSAPQTPLSPTPMFFPLEPSAPSKLHSVTGIDTKDKSLKTVSSGAKKSFELLSESDGALMEHPEVSQVRRKTVEFNLTDMPEIPENHLKEPLEQSPTNIHTTLKDHMDPYWALENRSVLHPNQGHCIALCPTPASVALSLPFLHNFLGFHHCQSTLDLCPALAWGIYLATFTGILGKCSGPFLTSPWYHQEDCLGPGEGR
- the BEST1 gene encoding bestrophin-1 isoform X4, whose amino-acid sequence is MTITYTSQVANARLGSFSRLLLCWRGSIYKLLYGEFFIFLLCYYIIRFIYRLALTEEQQLMFEKLTLYCDSYIQLIPISFVLGFYVTLVVTRWWNQYENLPWPDRLMSLVSGFVEGKDEQGRLLRRTLIRYANLGNVLILRSVSTAVYKRFPSAQHLVQAGFMTPAEHKQLEKLSLPHNMFWVPWVWFANLSMKAWLGGRIRDPILLQSLLNEMNTLRTQCGHLYAYDWISIPLVYTQVVTVAVYSFFLTCLVGRQFLNPAKAYPGHELDLVVPVFTFLQFFFYVGWLKVAEQLINPFGEDDDDFETNWIVDRNLQVSLLAVDEMHQDLPRMEPDMYWNEPEPQPPYTAASAQFRRASFMGSTFNISLNKEEMEFQPNQEDDEDAHAGIIGRFLGLQSHDHHPPRANSRTKLLWPKRESLLHEGLPKNHKAAKQNVRGQEDKAWKLKAVDAFKSAPLYQRPGYYSAPQTPLSPTPMFFPLEPSAPSKLHSVTGIDTKDKSLKTVSSGAKKSFELLSESDGALMEHPEVSQVRRKTVEFNLTDMPEIPENHLKEPLEQSPTNIHTTLKDHMDPYWALENRDEAHS
- the BEST1 gene encoding bestrophin-1 isoform X3, which gives rise to MTITYTSQVANARLGSFSRLLLCWRGSIYKLLYGEFFIFLLCYYIIRFIYRLALTEEQQLMFEKLTLYCDSYIQLIPISFVLGFYVTLVVTRWWNQYENLPWPDRLMSLVSGFVEGKDEQGRLLRRTLIRYANLGNVLILRSVSTAVYKRFPSAQHLVQADAGHPFCRFSHPPPSLHSAGFMTPAEHKQLEKLSLPHNMFWVPWVWFANLSMKAWLGGRIRDPILLQSLLNEMNTLRTQCGHLYAYDWISIPLVYTQVVTVAVYSFFLTCLVGRQFLNPAKAYPGHELDLVVPVFTFLQFFFYVGWLKVAEQLINPFGEDDDDFETNWIVDRNLQVSLLAVDEMHQDLPRMEPDMYWNEPEPQPPYTAASAQFRRASFMGSTFNISLNKEEMEFQPNQEDDEDAHAGIIGRFLGLQSHDHHPPRANSRTKLLWPKRESLLHEGLPKNHKAAKQNVRGQEDKAWKLKAVDAFKSAPLYQRPGYYSAPQTPLSPTPMFFPLEPSAPSKLHSVTGIDTKDKSLKTVSSGAKKSFELLSESDGALMEHPEVSQVRRKTVEFNLTDMPEIPENHLKEPLEQSPTNIHTTLKDHMDPYWALENRDEAHS
- the BEST1 gene encoding bestrophin-1 isoform X5 yields the protein MWDSIEAVPLLPRAGLDLGTVSAISSPRPHMSTPTPTPRLALTEEQQLMFEKLTLYCDSYIQLIPISFVLGFYVTLVVTRWWNQYENLPWPDRLMSLVSGFVEGKDEQGRLLRRTLIRYANLGNVLILRSVSTAVYKRFPSAQHLVQAGFMTPAEHKQLEKLSLPHNMFWVPWVWFANLSMKAWLGGRIRDPILLQSLLNEMNTLRTQCGHLYAYDWISIPLVYTQVVTVAVYSFFLTCLVGRQFLNPAKAYPGHELDLVVPVFTFLQFFFYVGWLKVAEQLINPFGEDDDDFETNWIVDRNLQVSLLAVDEMHQDLPRMEPDMYWNEPEPQPPYTAASAQFRRASFMGSTFNISLNKEEMEFQPNQEDDEDAHAGIIGRFLGLQSHDHHPPRANSRTKLLWPKRESLLHEGLPKNHKAAKQNVRGQEDKAWKLKAVDAFKSAPLYQRPGYYSAPQTPLSPTPMFFPLEPSAPSKLHSVTGIDTKDKSLKTVSSGAKKSFELLSESDGALMEHPEVSQVRRKTVEFNLTDMPEIPENHLKEPLEQSPTNIHTTLKDHMDPYWALENRDEAHS